In Phaeodactylum tricornutum CCAP 1055/1 chromosome 30, whole genome shotgun sequence, a single window of DNA contains:
- a CDS encoding predicted protein: MTTYRRKYRGKQRIFHSRGQFTVRECQSDGGRFTNYTSRQPSYFLAHGVKSSTLDAVPSPHPIRLIGTDRPTIGMTRPDHGYSRTVQYNSANHWEILFQIHGSIWKRVLPHCIVNVGLTILVRYLLEYRHIDLTVSEYGHEFMGLIVGFLVVSRCSKTFDVYFEFREYLDALFASTRETVQMACILTGDGYDNNKNNNNDSGDNASSEAVWRHEVAYYSIVLLRVTSAMLTRANSDGMNAWEVPELNSEERSFLLQNLENPLLYGSATSSASSQSMSSTIHAERQWTHGYHTDSDQNLRVPIRMAYKLRSVIMSHKNLVFESTLDSYREKQILDCVTNFMTGYYGLRKYLTTPFPFPLIQMEHTFLFFYVYTMSFALVKVFDTMLQNVLIVFIATYGFMGLDLVSCELDDPFGEEPSDLPVIGEMRSVIEDVYMTVLDRDGLSAVQKLQARVDRREGQVPPESFRKQYRHKQEFLESTRLLTVNARA, from the exons ATGACGACGTACAGACGTAAATACCGCGGCAAGCAGCGTATCTTTCATTCCCGGGGGCAATTTACCGTCCGGGAGTGTCAGTCTGATGGTGGTCGGTTCACGAACTATACTTCACGGCAGCCCTCATACTTTTTGGCACATGGTGTCAAGTCGAGCACATTGGATGCGGTCCCCTCCCCACACCCTATTCGTCTCATAGGAACGGATAGGCCAACGATCGGTATGACACGCCCAGACCATGGATACAGTCGTACGGTGCAATACAATAGCGCCAATCACTGGGAAATACTCTTTCAAATTCATGGATCGATTTGGAAACGAGTGCTACCACATTGCATCGTGAACGTCGGCCTAACAATTCTAGTACGCTATCTGCTCGAGTACCGTCACATTGACCTTACTGTTTCGGAGTATGGCCACGAATTCATGGGTTTGATTGTGGGTTTTCTAGTCGTCTCGCGCTGTTCCAAGACCTTTGACGTTTACTTTGAGTTTCGTGAATATCTCGATGCACTCTTCGCGAGTACTCGAGAAACAGTCCAGATGGCCTGTATATTGACGGGAGATGGCTatgacaacaacaagaacaataaTAACGACAGTGGTGACAACGCTTCCAGCGAAGCCGTGTGGCGGCACGAAGTAGCCTACTATTCAATTGTGTTGTTGCGAGTCACTTCTGCCATGCTGACACGCGCCAATTCAGACGGCATGAATGCTTGGGAGGTGCCCGAGCTCAACAGCGAAGAGCGTTCCTTTTTGCTTCAGAACTTAGAAAATCCGCTATTGTATGGATCAGCCACCTCATCTGCTTCCAGTCAATCAATGTCGTCCACAATACACGCAGAACGCCAGTGGACACACGGCTACCACACAGATTCAGACCAAAACCTGCGGGTACCGATTCGCATGGCCTACAAACTTCGTAGTGTTATCATGTCCCACAAGAACTTGGTGTTCGAGAGCACGCTTGACTCCTACCGAGAAAAACAAATCTTGGACTGTGTCACCAACTTTATGACGGGTTACTATGG CCTTCGAAAATACCTGACTACACCCTTTCCATTCCCTTTGATTCAAATGGAGCACACATTCTTGTTCTTTTACGTATACACCATGTCGTTCGCATTGGTGAAAGTTTTCGATACAATGCTCCAAAACGTTTTGATCGTCTTCATCGCCACGTACGGATTCATGGGGTTAGACTTGGTCAGCTGTGAGCTTGACGATCCGTTTGGAGAGGAACCGAGTGATTTGCCGGTAATTGGGGAAATGCGTTCCGTTATAGAGGATGTTTATATGACGGTACTGGACAGGGACGGCTTGAGTGCCGTACAGAAACTTCAGGCCAGAGTCGATCGGCGTGAAGGCCAGGTACCACCCGAGTCGTTTCGTAAGCAGTATCGGCACAAGCAAGAATTTCTGGAAAGCACGCgtctattgactgtgaatgcgaGAGCGTGA
- a CDS encoding predicted protein translates to MKSTQEQGEAVLARSMLEKAIVTSVCRFCLVGAALLSAQYCQAAAVEASSLEHLYRQARHVRTTEGHAAAVPLYQSIVREYNPSDRTAASRIAACSVSGVHHENLCRVPDADKLFALRSLLYRSRFTARAIASLFGITSSDHKLFHASCPIYLTPSSAGVTTVPSLDCGTNDANVLPIKSLATLFLLGLAVPREALALALTPEGVQILQDLHLIAPCEIDSNLLVPYAQIFPIDLQSDRTLYIVTDWHPRVLSTTKVGTCSDVSNAVMYIGPDSLALVQHWLQSSRIPSCGSLLDLCTGSGVQALAALTMEKANQAVCVDLNPRALQMTRLNAILNDLDTKVQCVLGDLTSDVGRIYTNSEGSHDLAIDDKAQPLLDVLRRISPRFDLITANPPFLPVPPEITQARHGLFSAGGPSGEAVLASIVQLSSSLLSNTGFLAIVSEFFLKSVEAAYVAPCSVSSRGSEESANEPGVPSSPEVLLDSNFDLLPQHDALDRPADELLSRIESWWNNNQHDPKHDLSSVVASSTTSIATTCSSTRARGLLLTNEYPITADLYAERRADNAEEFAIWQRHLQSLEIGACSPGFFILQKMHPAVDGEVPASSCFAHQTVPQTSWGSLWTPSNPQAVAYTNRVLSDFFTRPNLEEG, encoded by the coding sequence ATGAAGTCGACTCAAGAACAAGGGGAGGCCGTGCTAGCTAGAAGTATGCTGGAGAAAGCCATCGTCACGAGCGTATGTCgattttgcttggtgggcGCCGCGCTATTGTCTGCTCAATACTGCCAGGCGGCGGCAGTGGAGGCATCGAGTCTCGAGCATCTCTACCGACAAGCTCGGCACGTACGAACAACCGAGGGTCACGCCGCCGCCGTGCCACTCTACCAATCTATAGTGCGAGAATACAATCCTTCGGACCGCACGGCAGCCTCCCGTATAGCTGCCTGTTCCGTTTCCGGAGTGCACCATGAAAATCTGTGCCGCGTGCCTGATGCTGACAAACTTTTCGCGCTACGATCGCTACTGTACCGTTCGCGATTTACAGCGCGGGCGATCGCGTCTCTCTTTGGTATCACAAGCTCCGATCATAAACTCTTTCACGCTTCTTGTCCCATCTATTTGACACCGTCATCGGCCGGTGTTACAACTGTACCGTCGTTGGATTGTGGTACCAACGATGCCAATGTATTGCCCATCAAGAGTCTGGCTACTCTCTTTCTCTTGGGATTGGCGGTTCCACGGGAAGCACTCGCACTTGCTCTGACTCCCGAGGGTGTCCAGATACTGCAAGACTTGCATCTGATTGCTCCTTGTGAAATAGATAGCAACTTACTGGTTCCGTACGCTCAAATCTTTCCCATCGACTTGCAGAGCGACCGAACCTTATATATTGTCACAGATTGGCACCCGCGCGTTCTCTCGACCACGAAGGTCGGTACCTGCTCGGACGTCAGCAACGCCGTCATGTATATCGGACCCGATAGTTTGGCACTAGTACAGCATTGGCTACAAAGTTCTCGTATTCCCTCCTGTGGGAGCTTGCTAGACCTCTGCACGGGGTCGGGAGTGCAAGCCTTGGCTGCCTTGACAATGGAAAAGGCGAATCAAGCGGTATGCGTTGATCTCAACCCCCGTGCGCTGCAAATGACAAGGCTCAATGCTATTTTGAACGACTTGGATACTAAGGTGCAATGTGTGTTGGGTGATTTGACCTCGGACGTTGGAAGGATATACACTAACAGTGAAGGCAGCCATGATCTCGCCATTGACGACAAAGCCCAACCTTTATTGGATGTACTCCGTCGAATTTCCCCTCGATTTGATCTAATCACGGCGAATCCACCCTTTTTGCCCGTACCACCAGAAATCACACAGGCACGGCACGGTCTGTTTTCTGCGGGAGGTCCCTCCGGCGAGGCCGTGCTCGCTAGTATCGTGCAACTGAGTTCCTCCTTGCTCTCCAACACCGGCTTTCTCGCCATTGTGTCCGAGTTTTTCTTGAAAAGTGTTGAGGCTGCTTACGTGGCACCTTGCAGTGTCAGTAGTAGGGGTAGCGAAGAATCAGCGAACGAGCCGGGAGTACCGTCCTCTCCCGAGGTCTTGCTGGATTCCAATTTTGATTTACTCCCCCAGCACGATGCACTGGACCGTCCTGCTGACGAGCTCCTGTCTCGCATAGAGTCTTGGTGGAACAACAATCAGCACGATCCTAAGCATGACCTCTCCAGCGTAGTCGCGTCATCTACCACGAGTATCGCTACCACTTGTAGTAGTACCAGGGCTCGTGGACTCCTCTTGACGAACGAATATCCCATTACTGCCGACCTGTATGCCGAGCGACGGGCCGACAATGCGGAAGAATTTGCCATTTGGCAACGCCACTTGCAAAGTTTGGAAATTGGTGCTTGCTCCCCGGGCTTTTTCATTCTGCAAAAGATGCACCCCGCGGTCGACGGAGAAGTACCGGCATCGTCGTGCTTTGCGCACCAAACCGTGCCGCAAACGTCCTGGGGGTCCCTGTGGACGCCGTCAAACCCGCAAGCCGTGGCGTACACAAACCGAGTTCTGTCTGATTTTTTTACGAGGCCAAATTTGGAAGAGGGGTAA
- a CDS encoding predicted protein produces MIANFNDALAYFICRPCRSSMRSALAMEHSGDEGNLDIDVNDDDGVDGDSPDNGSDKDSDASTWEDDTASGYENEEEETDEYEATSKSSRSQKRRQGRDTTFLPRNRVPLLLQQHWIARVVAIAATVLTYPSISGSTSPGGISAIRTANLTFCPGRNLGDHYDPIDRRNGLRVMDFHVPKTLLPALKRHLAADWLQDDDYSLVLAAMDDWIDQVLLDYPQVQCITDVLEKERISGNRSRCLVKGYSFYYQTPTFASMYAEDGVGTISTGFPGDRGTFDSVNSFHNIKLPQQHLKRSKLRPSHLTFTGFAAQFDNRSPEPLWLFWDDAHSNRATLIGEIAPLKRLGTATIPGQAFFLTPVHGRSHKVVRWVVTAETAVYVYDPSSTHTLEQLDEQQVSAQWKNAEQERLYDMLRLHDEFACYILNDTGWRPFPVPCPFTTRGLPSFFSQTHCVVLPDTAFSETKNNNNKIHQSDQLTLKVVSVTLRVFEIERFLTPDECNARGIGDEQFDGRWWRIRDKHIRQQRDLSTRSSSNTWLERSAAVNNLTDRLYRRAAHVLQIDESLLQSALPLDEDGNEPTYSNYHSLAESLQIVRYTEGEEYTAHHDFVYPPIRHRYQPTRFATLLFYLNDNFEGGKLHFLEPSTLNIMKTTCLNTHRLRSLAAKSTWQTYGSGNP; encoded by the exons ATGATTGCCAATTTCAATGATGCGCTAGCCTACTTTATTTGTAGGCCTTGTAGATCA AGTATGCGAAGTGCCTTGGCAATGGAGCATAGTGGGGACGAGGGCAATCTAGACATAGACGTaaacgatgacgacggcgTGGATGGCGACAGCCCGGACAATGGTAGTGACAAAGATTCTGACGCGTCGACGTGGGAAGACGATACGGCCAGCGGGTATGAgaatgaggaagaagaaacagaCGAGTATGAAGCCACAAGCAAGTCTTCGCGAAGTCAAAAGCGACGCCAAGGCCGTGATACCACATTTCTTCCTCGAAATCGTGTCCCCCTACTTCTGCAACAGCATTGGATCGCTAGAGTCGTTGCGATTGCAGCTACTGTGCTTACTTATCCGTCGATTTCTGGCAGTACCTCTCCAGGTGGTATTTCTGCAATA AGAACTGCCAATCTCACATTTTGCCCTGGTCGAAACTTGGGGGATCATTACGATCCAATCGATCGGCGTAATGGATTGCGTGTCATGGACTTTCATGTGCCCAAGACGCTCTTACCAGCCTTGAAGCGTCATCTTGCTGCCGATTGGCTTCAGGATGATGATTACTCCCTGGTCTTGGCCGCTATGGACGATTGGATTGACCAGGTACTGCTTGATTATCCACAGGTCCAGTGCATCACCGatgtcttggaaaaggaacgcaTCTCCGGCAATCGTTCCAGATGCTTAGTCAAAGGATATTCCTTCTATTACCAGACACCAACTTTCGCCAGCATGTACGCCGAGGATGGGGTTGGTACGATTTCCACCGGCTTTCCGGGAGATCGCGGTACCTTCGACTCGGTCAACTCGTTTCATAACATCAAGCTACCACAGCAACACCTCAAACGCTCCAAACTCCGACCCTCCCATTTGACGTTTACCGGCTTTGCTGCCCAATTTGACAATCGCAGCCCGGAGCCGCTCTGGTTGTTTTGGGACGATGCCCACAGCAATCGTGCCACACTTATTGGCGAGATTGCACCACTCAAACGTTTGGGAACTGCCACTATCCCCGGACAAGCATTCTTCTTGACGCCGGTTCACGGCCGGTCCCATAAAGTTGTTCGATGGGTAGTCACGGCCGAAACTGCCGTTTACGTCTACGATCCATCGTCCACCCACACGCTGGAGCAACTCGACGAACAGCAAGTTAGTGCGCAGTGGAAGAATGCAGAGCAGGAGCGTTTGTACGACATGCTGCGCTTGCATGACGAATTTGCTTGCTACATTTTAAACGACACTGGCTGGCGACCTTTCCCCGTTCCTTGCCCATTCACCACTCGTGGTCTGCCAAGTTTTTTCTCGCAAACGCACTGCGTCGTTTTACCCGACACGGCTTTTTCCGAAAccaagaacaacaacaacaagatcCATCAAAGCGACCAACTCACCCTCAAGGTCGTGTCAGTCACACTCCGGGTTTTTGAAATTGAACGATTCCTTACACCAGACGAATGCAACGCTCGTGGAATTGGCGACGAGCAATTCGACGGACGGTGGTGGCGGATTCGGGACAAGCACA TCAGACAGCAACGAGATTTGTCCACACGGTCGTCCTCCAATACCTGGTTAGAACGATCCGCTGCCGTGAACAATTTGACTGATCGGCTGTACCGTCGCGCCGCCCATGTTTTACAAATCGACGAAAGCTTGCTGCAATCAGCCCTCCCCTTGGATGAAGACGGCAACGAACCTACGTATTCTAACTATCACTCGCTGGCAGAATCGTTGCAGATTGTCCGATATACGGAAGGCGAAGAGTACACCGCACACCACGACTTTGTCTATCCTCCAATACGTCACCGCTATCAACCAACACGATTTGCCACCTTGCTTTTTTACTTAAACGACAATTTCGAAGGGGGAAAACTGCATTTCCTCGAGCCGTCAACGCTCAATATCATGAAG ACGACTTGTCTCAACACGCATCGACTCCGGTCACTCGCGGCCAAAAG TACCTGGCAAACTTATGGATCTGGGAACCCATGA
- a CDS encoding predicted protein: protein MSPANEKKVSMDALAKLAQSLQKEIADAEPSLERCQDLISATEKEGSAEIITIEALDRTKLGKIVTKAVKHFRRVKRHGKQADWQSLQSRGETLLEQWKQAVAKEESQGEETPKATGEADDVALDGSTGLPTSQSAYRARLTKQKKELYKDPPELPPPPVKIESEYCGLPKRDSKTASLTFECGKTSKHLGSWLQDFHPNRTPEEILRAGAFGGTYFRSIASAVTNQTYSSNQVLKDTVPDEWIAGLDRKSMLTSATYRQNVNKYGSKCGGSLGMWESSGWITDVDPYGWFQWYCRFYQGRRSSDDQRQISRWLKNTGPKGRFRSQLCNKILAANTRHDDTSISPVIRQNLLHWGLEITPEILEAHRKRTGK, encoded by the coding sequence ATGTCTCCAGCAAACGAGAAAAAAGTGTCCATGGATGCACTCGCCAAACTAGCACAATCTCTCCAAAAGGAGATTGCCGATGCGGAGCCATCGCTCGAACGATGCCAAGATTTAATTTCTGCAACGGAAAAGGAAGGATCAGCCGAAATTATAACTATTGAAGCGTTGGATCGAACGAAACTCGGCAAGATTGTTACCAAGGCGGTCAAACACTTCCGTCGCGTGAAACGGCACGGAAAGCAAGCAGACTGGCAGTCGCTGCAGTCGCGGGGCGAAACGTTACTCGAGCAGTGGAAGCAAGCAGTGGCAAAAGAGGAGAGCCAAGGCGAAGAAACTCCCAAAGCGACGGGCGAAGCAGACGATGTCGCGTTGGATGGCAGTACGGGATTGCCAACTTCGCAATCGGCATACCGAGCTCGATTaacgaagcaaaagaaagaactCTACAAAGATCCTCCAGAATTGCCTCCTCCACCGGTCAAGATTGAATCGGAGTATTGCGGCCTACCAAAGCGTGACTCCAAGACTGCTTCTTTAACGTTCGAATGTGGTAAAACGAGCAAGCATTTAGGGTCGTGGCTCCAAGACTTTCATCCCAATCGCACTCCGGAAGAAATTCTGCGGGCTGGCGCCTTTGGGGGTACCTACTTTCGATCCATCGCCTCCGCCGTAACGAATCAAACGTATTCATCGAATCAAGTATTAAAGGATACGGTCCCGGATGAATGGATCGCAGGGCTAGACCGTAAGAGTATGCTGACGTCCGCGACATATCGGCAGAACGTGAATAAATACGGTTCCAAATGTGGTGGATCACTGGGAATGTGGGAAAGTAGTGGTTGGATTACAGATGTTGACCCGTACGGCTGGTTTCAATGGTACTGTCGCTTTTACCAAGGCCGACGTAGCTCTGACGACCAAAGACAAATTTCACGATGGTTAAAGAACACGGGTCCGAAAGGTCGCTTTCGCTCGCAGCTGTGCAACAAGATTTTAGCCGCCAATACCCGTCACGATGACACCAGTATTAGTCCAGTGATTCGTCAGAATTTGTTACACTGGGGATTGGAGATTACGCCCGAAATACTGGAGGCGCACCGCAAACGGACCGGCAAGTAA
- a CDS encoding predicted protein encodes MSYILALGADKIRHHMVEKRHQKEAAASGTADKDLAWCHEDLINRLKRNEMETLSLGWKDSDFSYHRSARKVTALEKALLVNTSVRHVSLGWRVHHKRREILVRILKALSSKSHNGKLLSLQLVLDDWIPEATLKNLLSSQRHLVTIEIGAVQVMRRNAVGHVCCAAAAASQRAATESARLFVATHSSSVAPSTTVASVSRNSNLVVPSGEYGPIVSQFCCDHNVASRIFGKVDVNHYITKLKSLSLEDCNLTDASAEVLADALHLRGGIANLSLRNNRHLGKRGLALLCQAPVMDKLDFGICDLDTDETIAVAHAIARRPWVLGELVLAGNYRMDTDGLLALVSTQTCRKLRALDVSFCDVGDHRATAVLTALRQLSTQTALHTFIMQGGRIVCAEATQALCDLLLENTPLRTLRINHPRSPQYVSTAQLNLILTSLRENYELEHLDVDIRVETVSDIDIQREMDIYFRLNKAGRRILRPNEFVASLPPRAGSNKTSHKPDWYTVVANAGTDLNVVYWIVRQSADYFASWQ; translated from the coding sequence ATGAGTTACATATTGGCGCTCGGTGCCGACAAAATCCGCCATCACATGGTGGAAAAGCGGCATCAGAAAGAAGCGGCAGCTTCTGGTACGGCCGACAAAGACCTAGCCTGGTGTCACGAAGACTTGATCAACCGACTCAAACGcaacgaaatggaaacattGAGTCTCGGTTGGAAGGATTCCGATTTCAGTTACCATCGCAGTGCTCGTAAAGTTACGGCATTGGAGAAGGCTCTGTTGGTGAATACCTCCGTCCGTCACGTTTCTTTGGGATGGCGTGTGCACCATAAACGTCGAGAGATACTGGTGCGCATTCTCAAGGCCCTCTCTTCGAAATCGCACAACGGAAAACTTCTCTcgttacagttagtcttgGATGATTGGATCCCCGAAGCGACTCTCAAGAATCTTTTGTCCTCCCAACGTCATTTGGTCACCATCGAGATTGGAGCTGTGCAAGTCATGCGTCGCAATGCCGTGGGACACGTATGCTGTGCCGCGGCGGCAGCTTCACAGCGAGCCGCCACCGAAAGTGCCCGACTGTTTGTCGCCACTCACTCTTCCTCGGTCGCCCCAAGCACGACTGTAGCCTCGGTGTCTCGGAACAGTAACCTCGTCGTGCCATCCGGTGAGTATGGGCCTATCGTGTCGCAATTCTGTTGCGATCACAACGTGGCCAGTCGTatctttggaaaagtcgACGTCAACCATTACATTACGAAACTCAAGTCACTTAGTTTGGAAGATTGTAATTTGACCGACGCATCGGCCGAAGTGTTGGCTGACGCCTTGCACTTGCGTGGGGGCATTGCCAATCTCTCCTTGCGGAACAATCGACACCTGGGCAAAAGGGGATTGGCCTTGTTGTGTCAAGCTCCCGTGATGGACAAGCTCGATTTTGGTATTTGCGATTTGGATACCGACGAGACCATCGCGGTGGCACACGCCATCGCCCGACGTCCTTGGGTATTGGGCGAACTCGTTCTGGCCGGAAATTATCGCATGGACACGGACGGTCTGCTGGCACTCGTCTCGACCCAAACGTGTCGGAAACTACGGGCACTCGACGTGAGCTTTTGTGACGTGGGCGATCACCGCGCAACCGCTGTTTTGACGGCACTGCGGCAATTGAGTACCCAAACGGCGCTCCATACCTTTATCATGCAAGGCGGTCGCATAGTATGTGCGGAAGCGACGCAAGCCCTGTGTGACTTATTGTTGGAAAATACACCGCTACGGACCTTGCGCATCAATCATCCCCGCTCGCCGCAATACGTGTCCACCGCCCAACTCAACTTGATACTCACCAGCTTACGCGAAAACTACGAGCTCGAACATTTGGACGTGGATATTCGGGTAGAAACAGTCTCGGACATTGACATTCAACGCGAGATGGACATATATTTTCGACTCAACAAAGCCGGGCGTCGGATTTTGCGACCTAACGAGTTTGTGGCAAGCTTACCGCCCCGCGCGGGCTCGAATAAAACATCCCATAAGCCGGATTGGTACACGGTGGTGGCCAATGCCGGGACGGATTTGAATGTTGTGTACTGGATAGTCCGGCAGAGTGCCGATTATTTTGCGTCGTGGCAGTAG
- a CDS encoding predicted protein yields the protein MTCWATPTTRRIPRRTPSGSVSARWLFLVALFALPLPTVALLIVPPPLMGIAALLFPVRRTRIAGVSQAQGTNAIKVEIADASDFFVDAFWTAKVGGGAAQLSKNQQSQLRQSQTAEFTRRYGSKRRASELFVCRDGQNAIVACVGVEMGKIPDGYLQGPTLTKAPLMSNLAVSRSYRRRGLAEQLVRVVEQHVQDAYGADECFLYVEQRNRGAVKLYQKLGYRQVWVDDNAQTLLPTARGDLQSASTTIVCMKKNVVRGNGIFSGLFG from the coding sequence ATGACGTGTTgggcgacgccgacgactAGAAGAATACCTAGGCGAACACCATCCGGATCGGTTTCCGCTCGTTGGCTCTTTCTGGTCGCACTCTTCGCCCTCCCTTTGCCTACCGTCGCTTTACTGATCGTACCACCACCACTCATGGGAATAGCTGCCTTGCTCTTTCCCGTTCGTCGCACTCGCATTGCAGGCGTCAGTCAAGCCCAAGGGACCAACGCGATCAAAGTCGAAATTGCGGACGCCagcgatttcttcgtcgacgccTTTTGGACCGCCAAAGTCGGCGGCGGAGCCGCACAACTCTCCAAAAATCAACAATCTCAGCTACGACAATCCCAAACCGCCGAATTCACCCGTCGGTACGGCAGCAAACGACGAGCTTCCGAACTCTTTGTGTGTCGGGACGGACAAAACGCAATCGTCGCCTGCGTCGGGGTCGAAATGGGAAAGATACCCGACGGATACTTGCAGGGACCGACCCTTACCAAGGCCCCACTCATGAGCAATTTGGCCGTGTCCCGGTCCTACCGACGGCGCGGTCTCGCCGAACAACTGGTCCGCGTCGTGGAACAACACGTACAGGACGCCTACGGAGCCGACGAGTGCTTCCTCTACGTCGAACAACGCAACCGAGGAGCCGTCAAACTCTACCAAAAACTCGGCTATCGACAAGTCTGGGTGGACGATAATGCCCAAACCCTACTGCCGACGGCACGGGGCGACTTGCAGTCGGCGTCGACCACTATCGTCTGCATGAAGAAAAACGTGGTTCGCGGGAACGGCATCTTTTCGGGATTGTTTGGATAG
- a CDS encoding predicted protein — MPIIGTRSLRSLRVTGGILMFFLLLTLLGQFYVKNANPVLSVTSLSKRNSSSALALKADSLGSDVKGVHQNMRGNSEGNQLKGIYSKARTDRSGSAILDMMYAHSYAFHNNMTYLGACWTNPEDNRYQRVETHQHLLIGLGLAEELKFACPANFTDILDSSIYTHNGSQRWSSKWLAYIRSRVNYPERIASASHQTAVHIRRGDVDPCTRGGASIKFRYLTNAYYQAVIDTFVPTNSNVTIYSQLKSYESLGDFQKYNVFVNTSMADTWREMMTADTIILSRSSFSFVPAILNKHGTVLYAPFWIPKANGWKTVPENITKQSDFDSSRLRAAAGCGRSP; from the coding sequence ATGCCAATCATAGGGACGCGATCATTGAGATCGCTGCGAGTCACCGGGGGAATCTTGAtgttctttttgcttttgacaTTATTGGGACAGTTCTACGTGAAAAATGCAAATCCGGTCCTTTCCGTAACCAgcctttccaaaagaaattcttcgtcagcaCTGGCGCTCAAGGCCGATTCCCTCGGAAGCGATGTGAAGGGAGTCCACCAAAACATGAGAGGTAACTCGGAAGGAAACCAACTTAAAGGCATCTATTCGAAAGCACGAACCGACAGATCCGGGTCGGCGATTCTAGACATGATGTATGCGCATTCCTATGCATTTCACAACAACATGACATACCTCGGTGCTTGTTGGACAAACCCAGAGGATAATCGCTACCAGCGCGTTGAGACGCATCAGCACCTACTCATTGGTCTAGGTCTCGCAGAGGAACTCAAGTTTGCCTGCCCCGCAAACTTTACAGATATATTGGATTCATCCATCTATACTCACAACGGTTCTCAGCGATGGTCTTCAAAATGGTTGGCATACATCAGATCGAGAGTGAACTACCCGGAGAGAATAGCATCCGCTTCACATCAGACAGCGGTACACATACGCAGGGGGGACGTTGATCCGTGCACTCGGGGCGGGGCGTCTATCAAATTTCGCTACTTGACGAACGCATACTACCAAGCAGTGATTGATACATTCGTTCCTACGAATAGCAACGTCACGATATACTCCCAGCTAAAATCGTACGAGAGCTTGGGCGATTTTCAAAAATATAACGTTTTTGTCAACACGAGTATGGCGGATACGTGGCGAGAAATGATGACGGCGGACACTATCATACTTTCTAGGAGTTCGTTCTCGTTCGTTCCAGCTATTTTGAACAAGCATGGCACCGTACTGTACGCGCCGTTCTGGATTCCCAAGGCCAATGGATGGAAAACTGTGCCAGAAAATATCACCAAGCAATCCGACTTTGATTCGTCAAGGCTACGAGCGGCAGCGGGCTGTGGGCGATCGCCATAG